The Polyangia bacterium genome includes the window GAAGGAGGCCTCCGCGAAAGCGGCAGAAGCCGAAGCGGAGGCCGCCATGAGGCAGGCGCAGCGGCAGATCGATCGCGCGACCGTGCACAGTCCGCTCAAAGGCGTCGCCCTGAAGGTCCTCCGGAAGCCCGGCGAGCTGGTCGACGGCACGCCCGCGACACCCGTCGTGGAGATCGCTGACACGTCGAAGCTGGAGCTGGTCGCGGACGTGCCAGCCCACGATCTCGTGCTCCTTCGTCCAGGTGCCACGGCAAGCCTTTCTCTCGCCGCCCTTCCCGATCGTGAGTTCAAGGCATCGGTTTCGCGGGTCGCTCCGTCCGTCGATCGCACCACGGGCCTTGGCACGGTCCACATTGCCATCGCTGCATCGGAGGAACCTCGGCCGCCCGTGGGGACGTTCGGCGTCGCCCGCGTCGACAGCGGCGAACCGCACCTGGCCACGCTCGTTCCGAAGGCGGCGATTCGGAGCGTCGTCGGGGGCGAAGGAGAAGTCGTCGTCTGCGGCCCCGACCATGTCGCGCACGTTCACAAGGTCGCGCCAGGGGCCGCGCGAGATGGACGGGTCGAGGTTCGGGGCGAGCTCGGCCGCTCCGACCAGGTGATCGTGGACCCGGTCCTGGGCATCTCCGACGGAGAGGCCATCGAGGCAGCCAAGTGAAGGCGTTCGACTGGATGCTCGGGCGGCGCGGCCTCGTTTGGTGCGCC containing:
- a CDS encoding efflux RND transporter periplasmic adaptor subunit; this encodes MRRSHLLALFGLMAVACKRGGEVEPAVGPKAVKCAAVESAMVTSSIEVRGTVAPLPDRDAQVAPQVVGRILRVDVREGDVVAAGQVVARIDDAPLVDAAHQAEAALARARAEHQNAKTTLARIQRVFEHGIAARQEVDDAAAKEASAKAAEAEAEAAMRQAQRQIDRATVHSPLKGVALKVLRKPGELVDGTPATPVVEIADTSKLELVADVPAHDLVLLRPGATASLSLAALPDREFKASVSRVAPSVDRTTGLGTVHIAIAASEEPRPPVGTFGVARVDSGEPHLATLVPKAAIRSVVGGEGEVVVCGPDHVAHVHKVAPGAARDGRVEVRGELGRSDQVIVDPVLGISDGEAIEAAK